A window of Candidatus Nitrospira allomarina genomic DNA:
GCCCAACGAAGGATCCCTCGATGGGCGGTACGGATTCGGGCAATCTTGCGACGGCCACGGCAATATGATCGGTTCCGGCCATGGTTCCACCAGTGGGATCAAATCCCTTCCACCCGGCCCCTGGCAGGTAGACTTCGGCCCAGGCATGGGTGGCGCCATAATCGGTTGCTGATGGTGGGGCGTGAAGATACCCGCTGACAAAGCGCGCGGCGAGACCCAAGCACCGTGCGGCTTCCATAAACAGCAAGGCAAAATCACGGCATGAGCCGGTGCCGTATTCCAGTGTTTGCCCCACCGTTTGAACGCCAGGTTCTTCCCGCACGCGATAGGACAGGGTTTGGTTGATGTGGGTACCTAGCCGCTGCAAGAGTGTGTAGGTTTGAATCGGTTCAGTGGAGTGCCAGAACCCGGCTATCCATTCAGTCAGTTGAGTTTTGGTGTTCGGCTCAGGAAAAGCCATGTAGGGTAATAGCATGATCCGGTCATCGGGTTGATAGGCAAACGGATAATTAACCGCGTAGTCGGCGACGAGAAAGTCCAGTGGAGCCTCATTGAATTGCTGGATCAAGACTTCGCTCTCAATCACGAGCTGGTTGGCAGGCACCTCGAAGGTGGCCGTGGCCACCGAATTGCCTTCCACGTCCCGATGCCACAGCAGGGTAGCCGGCGGTGTGAGCTTCAGGTTTAACGACTCAATGTGCAGGTCATAGTCTTCCCTCGGACGCAGACGCAAGTAATGCGGTCCGA
This region includes:
- a CDS encoding transglutaminase family protein — translated: MQRYKILHRTYYNFSGAVTLGPHYLRLRPREDYDLHIESLNLKLTPPATLLWHRDVEGNSVATATFEVPANQLVIESEVLIQQFNEAPLDFLVADYAVNYPFAYQPDDRIMLLPYMAFPEPNTKTQLTEWIAGFWHSTEPIQTYTLLQRLGTHINQTLSYRVREEPGVQTVGQTLEYGTGSCRDFALLFMEAARCLGLAARFVSGYLHAPPSATDYGATHAWAEVYLPGAGWKGFDPTGGTMAGTDHIAVAVARLPESVPPIEGSFVGPPGSSLHVGVWVTKCE